One window of [Limnothrix rosea] IAM M-220 genomic DNA carries:
- the cimA gene encoding citramalate synthase: MASNQGVWIYDTTLRDGSQREGLSLSFEDKIRIAQTLDDMGVPFIEGGWPGANPKDVQFFWHLRENPLKQAQVVAFCSTRRPQLAAQDDKLLKAILAAETLWVTIFGKSWDLHVTEGLHTSLEENLAMIDDSIRFLKGQGRRVIYDAEHWFDGYKNNPEYALQTLKTAAIAGAEWLVLCDTNGGTLPHEVTAIIVEIREKLPDLEVPLGIHTHNDAGMAEANAVVAVQAGATMVQGTINGYGERCGNANLCTLIPTLQLKLNYQCLETAALGRLTATSRLVSEIANLAPNEHAPYVGRSAFAHKGGIHVSAVQKNPLTYEHIPPESIGNERRIVISDQSGLSNILSKARSFGIELDKDNPECRAILQQLKDLEHEGYQFEAAEASFKLLIRSALGQRQEFFSLQGFHVNCDVGDGASLAIATIKLEVHGKKLLEAAEGNGPVAALDSALRKALTKFYPAIATFSLTDYKVRILEGAAGTEAKTRVLVESSDGQTRWTTVGVSKNILEASYRAVVEGIEYGLLMHSPYPSVPLPVHSL, translated from the coding sequence ATGGCTAGTAATCAAGGGGTTTGGATTTATGATACAACGCTACGAGATGGCTCCCAGCGCGAGGGTTTATCGTTATCCTTTGAAGATAAAATTCGTATTGCCCAAACCTTGGATGACATGGGTGTGCCTTTCATTGAGGGGGGCTGGCCGGGAGCAAATCCGAAGGATGTCCAGTTCTTTTGGCATTTGCGGGAAAATCCCCTGAAGCAGGCTCAGGTTGTGGCCTTTTGTTCGACTCGTCGTCCCCAGCTCGCGGCTCAGGATGACAAGCTTTTAAAAGCAATTTTGGCTGCTGAGACTTTGTGGGTGACAATTTTTGGGAAGTCTTGGGATCTACATGTCACGGAAGGTCTGCACACTAGCCTTGAAGAAAATTTAGCGATGATCGACGATAGTATCCGGTTTTTGAAAGGTCAAGGTCGTCGGGTAATTTATGATGCGGAACATTGGTTTGATGGTTACAAAAATAATCCTGAATATGCGCTGCAAACGTTAAAAACGGCGGCGATCGCCGGGGCTGAGTGGCTTGTTTTATGTGATACTAACGGCGGCACATTGCCCCATGAGGTGACCGCAATTATTGTAGAAATTCGTGAAAAATTACCGGATCTAGAAGTGCCCTTAGGGATTCACACCCACAATGATGCGGGCATGGCAGAGGCTAATGCGGTGGTGGCGGTGCAGGCTGGTGCGACGATGGTTCAGGGAACCATTAATGGCTATGGTGAACGGTGTGGTAATGCCAATCTCTGTACGCTCATCCCAACGTTACAGCTTAAGCTTAACTACCAATGTTTGGAGACCGCTGCCTTAGGGCGTTTAACTGCGACTAGCCGTTTAGTGAGTGAAATTGCGAATCTTGCGCCCAATGAACATGCGCCTTATGTGGGGCGATCGGCCTTTGCCCATAAGGGTGGCATCCATGTGTCGGCGGTGCAAAAAAATCCGTTGACCTATGAGCATATCCCACCGGAATCGATTGGTAATGAACGGCGGATTGTGATTTCGGATCAGTCGGGGCTGAGTAATATTTTGTCGAAGGCGCGGAGTTTTGGTATTGAGCTGGATAAGGATAATCCTGAATGTCGGGCAATTCTCCAGCAGCTTAAGGATTTGGAGCATGAAGGTTATCAATTTGAGGCGGCGGAGGCGAGTTTTAAGTTACTGATTCGGTCGGCTTTGGGGCAACGGCAGGAGTTCTTTTCTTTGCAGGGGTTCCATGTGAATTGTGATGTGGGGGATGGTGCGAGTCTGGCGATCGCCACCATTAAGTTGGAAGTTCACGGTAAAAAATTACTAGAGGCGGCGGAAGGGAATGGCCCTGTTGCGGCGTTGGATTCGGCTTTACGTAAGGCTTTAACGAAATTTTATCCGGCGATCGCCACCTTTAGTTTGACCGATTACAAAGTGCGGATTTTAGAGGGGGCGGCAGGCACTGAGGCGAAAACGCGGGTGTTGGTGGAGTCGAGCGATGGCCAAACCCGGTGGACAACGGTGGGGGTGTCAAAGAATATTTTAGAAGCATCCTATCGTGCTGTGGTGGAGGGCATCGAATATGGCTTGTTGATGCATTCGCCCTATCCGTCTGTGCCTTTACCTGTCCATTCGCTGTAG
- the atpA gene encoding F0F1 ATP synthase subunit alpha, protein MINIRPDEISSIIRQQIESYDQKVQVDNVGTVLKVGDGIARIYGLEQAMSGELLEFEDGTVGIALNLEEDNVGAVLMGDGRDIQEGSNVKATGRIAEIPVGDAIVGRVVDALARPLDGKGDIAATDNRLIEFMAPGIIDRRSVHEPMQTGITAIDAMIPVGRGQRELIIGDRQTGKTAVAVDTIINQADQDVVCVYVAVGQKASTVAQVVATLEAKGALDYTVVVAANANDPATLQYLAPYTGAAIAEYFMYKGKATLVVYDDLTKQAQAYRQMSLLLRRPPGREAYPGDVFYLHSRLLERAAKLSDKLGGGSMTALPIIETQAGDVSAYIPTNVISITDGQIFLSSDLFNAGFRPAINAGISVSRVGSAAQTKAMKKVAGKLKLELAQFAELEAFAQFASDLDAATQNQLARGQRLRQILKQPQNSPLSVAEQVAIVYAGLNGYLDEIPVDQVVEFTTGLRQYLATSKAKYGEIIAAEAKLTDEAETLLKEAIAEQKQAFSVSA, encoded by the coding sequence ATGATTAATATTAGACCCGACGAAATTAGTAGTATTATTCGTCAACAAATTGAGTCTTATGACCAAAAGGTTCAAGTCGATAATGTAGGAACCGTGCTTAAAGTCGGTGATGGCATCGCCCGTATCTACGGTCTTGAGCAAGCTATGTCAGGCGAACTTCTTGAGTTTGAAGATGGCACAGTTGGTATCGCCCTTAATCTTGAAGAGGATAATGTGGGTGCGGTATTGATGGGCGATGGCCGTGATATTCAGGAAGGTAGCAATGTTAAAGCTACTGGTCGTATTGCTGAAATCCCTGTTGGTGATGCCATTGTTGGTCGTGTTGTCGATGCCCTTGCTCGTCCGCTCGATGGTAAAGGTGACATTGCCGCAACTGATAATCGCTTGATTGAGTTCATGGCGCCTGGCATTATTGATCGCCGTTCTGTTCATGAACCAATGCAGACAGGTATTACTGCGATTGATGCGATGATTCCGGTTGGTCGTGGACAGCGTGAACTTATTATTGGTGACCGCCAAACTGGTAAGACTGCTGTTGCTGTTGACACTATCATTAACCAAGCTGATCAAGATGTGGTTTGTGTCTATGTTGCAGTTGGTCAAAAGGCTTCTACTGTTGCGCAGGTTGTTGCAACTCTTGAAGCTAAAGGTGCTCTTGACTACACTGTTGTGGTTGCGGCTAATGCTAATGATCCTGCCACTCTTCAATATCTCGCGCCTTATACTGGTGCGGCGATCGCCGAGTACTTTATGTACAAAGGCAAAGCAACACTTGTGGTTTACGATGACTTGACGAAGCAAGCACAGGCTTACCGTCAAATGTCTCTCTTGCTCCGTCGTCCACCCGGACGTGAAGCATATCCTGGTGATGTCTTCTATCTGCACTCTCGTCTTCTTGAGCGTGCTGCAAAGCTCAGCGATAAGCTCGGTGGTGGTAGTATGACGGCATTACCGATCATTGAGACCCAAGCGGGTGACGTATCGGCGTATATCCCGACAAACGTTATTTCGATTACTGACGGTCAAATCTTCTTGTCTTCTGACCTCTTTAATGCTGGTTTCCGTCCTGCAATTAACGCGGGTATTTCTGTTTCTCGTGTCGGTTCTGCGGCACAAACGAAAGCCATGAAGAAGGTTGCCGGTAAGTTGAAGCTTGAATTGGCTCAATTTGCTGAACTGGAAGCATTTGCACAGTTTGCCTCTGATCTTGATGCTGCGACTCAGAATCAGTTGGCTCGTGGTCAGCGCCTACGTCAAATTCTTAAGCAGCCTCAAAATTCTCCTCTCTCTGTTGCTGAGCAAGTTGCTATTGTTTATGCTGGCTTGAATGGTTACCTTGATGAGATTCCTGTTGATCAGGTGGTTGAATTCACTACTGGCCTACGTCAATATTTAGCGACGAGTAAAGCTAAGTATGGTGAAATTATTGCGGCTGAAGCGAAGCTCACTGATGAGGCAGAAACTCTCCTCAAAGAGGCGATCGCCGAGCAAAAGCAAGCTTTCTCTGTTTCTGCATAA
- a CDS encoding F0F1 ATP synthase subunit gamma produces MPNLKGIRDRIQSVKNTKKITEAMRLVAAAKVRRAQEQVTSTRPFANTLLQVLYGLKSRLRLEEADLPLLKQRDVKSIGLLVITGDRGLCGGYNANIIRKAEQRAKELEKQGIKYTFVLVGRKAVQYFQNRDVPISKTYAGLEQIPSASEASQIADELLSLFLSGSVDKIELIYTRFVSLITSQPVIQTLLPLIPEALTNTDDETFNLVTRGGKFQVERSTVQAELKELSKDMIFEQAPQDILNALLPLYLSNQLLRALQEGAASELAARMTAMNNASENASELMKDLTRSYNKARQAAITQELAEVVAGANAL; encoded by the coding sequence ATGCCAAACCTAAAGGGAATTCGTGACCGAATCCAATCGGTGAAAAACACCAAAAAAATTACCGAAGCGATGCGTCTGGTTGCGGCTGCAAAAGTCCGCCGGGCACAAGAGCAGGTAACCTCGACTCGTCCTTTTGCCAATACATTATTACAAGTTTTGTATGGTCTAAAGAGCCGTCTGCGTTTAGAAGAAGCAGATTTGCCTCTTTTAAAACAACGCGATGTTAAGTCTATTGGTTTACTTGTGATTACAGGCGATCGCGGACTATGTGGTGGTTATAACGCTAACATTATTCGTAAAGCAGAACAGCGCGCTAAAGAGCTAGAAAAACAAGGGATTAAATATACTTTTGTGCTCGTTGGTCGTAAGGCAGTTCAGTATTTCCAAAATCGAGATGTACCTATCAGTAAAACCTATGCTGGTTTAGAGCAGATTCCGTCTGCCTCTGAAGCTTCACAAATTGCTGACGAATTATTGTCTCTATTTTTGTCTGGTAGTGTCGATAAGATTGAATTGATCTACACACGATTTGTTTCGTTGATTACTTCTCAACCTGTTATTCAGACTTTGTTGCCTCTGATTCCAGAAGCTCTAACAAATACTGATGATGAGACATTTAATCTGGTTACCCGTGGTGGTAAATTTCAAGTTGAACGTTCCACCGTTCAGGCTGAGCTAAAGGAATTATCGAAGGACATGATCTTTGAGCAAGCTCCCCAAGATATCTTGAATGCTTTGTTGCCTTTGTATCTCAGTAATCAATTATTACGAGCTTTACAAGAAGGGGCTGCTAGTGAGCTAGCTGCTCGAATGACTGCCATGAATAATGCTAGTGAGAATGCTAGTGAGTTAATGAAAGATTTGACTCGTTCTTATAACAAGGCTCGTCAAGCGGCAATTACTCAAGAACTAGCTGAAGTTGTTGCAGGTGCTAATGCTTTGTAA
- the atpH gene encoding ATP synthase F1 subunit delta, which produces MKGSAMSAQLVEPYAEALMSLAKDIGKVDDFADYSRSFLAAFKESEEFRSFIVNPLLDAEDQKGILASICGKDVDAYFLNFLFLLVDRRRIAFAEALFERFIALQRELKNIVLAKVTCATALNREQEDAIVDQVKSITGANNVELDITTDASLIGGVIIKVGSQVFDASLKGQLRRIGMGLLSTN; this is translated from the coding sequence ATGAAAGGAAGTGCAATGAGTGCTCAATTGGTCGAGCCTTATGCTGAGGCGTTAATGTCTCTGGCGAAGGATATAGGCAAAGTGGATGACTTTGCTGACTATTCCCGGTCTTTTCTCGCTGCATTTAAGGAATCAGAGGAATTCCGCTCTTTTATCGTTAATCCTCTGCTTGATGCCGAAGACCAAAAAGGTATTTTGGCGAGCATCTGCGGTAAAGATGTTGACGCTTATTTTTTAAATTTTCTATTCTTGTTGGTGGATCGCCGTCGCATTGCTTTTGCGGAGGCTCTTTTTGAGCGGTTTATCGCATTACAACGAGAGTTGAAAAATATTGTTTTAGCTAAAGTCACTTGTGCAACGGCTTTAAACCGTGAACAAGAGGATGCGATTGTCGATCAAGTTAAATCAATAACTGGTGCGAATAATGTAGAACTAGACATCACGACTGATGCCAGCTTGATTGGTGGCGTGATTATTAAAGTTGGTTCTCAGGTATTCGATGCCAGCCTGAAAGGGCAACTTCGACGGATTGGCATGGGTTTATTAAGTACAAATTAA
- a CDS encoding glutathione S-transferase family protein, whose translation MNPNGHISVLEIDHGQYLTGSNAILFYLSQGIKFLPVNTWQQAQIMQWLFFEQYSHESNIATSRYWLSILKESKKQKDTLEQKQKAGYAALGVTEKHLAQYDFFVGNQYSITDIALYAYTYVAHEGNFDLGSYSNICIWLKQVSEQPRYLRISA comes from the coding sequence ATGAATCCTAATGGTCATATTTCAGTTTTAGAAATTGATCATGGTCAATATTTAACAGGATCAAATGCCATTTTATTTTACCTAAGTCAAGGTATAAAATTCTTGCCGGTTAATACTTGGCAGCAAGCTCAGATAATGCAATGGTTATTTTTTGAGCAATATAGTCATGAATCAAATATTGCGACATCGCGGTATTGGCTATCTATTTTAAAGGAATCAAAAAAGCAGAAAGATACCCTAGAGCAAAAGCAGAAAGCTGGTTACGCTGCGCTAGGGGTCACGGAAAAGCATCTTGCTCAGTATGATTTTTTTGTAGGTAATCAGTATTCGATCACAGATATTGCGCTCTATGCCTATACCTATGTCGCCCATGAGGGAAACTTTGATTTAGGCTCCTACTCTAATATTTGTATATGGTTAAAACAGGTGAGTGAACAACCGCGATACCTTAGAATATCGGCCTAA
- the psb29 gene encoding photosystem II biogenesis protein Psp29, producing the protein MSQIRTVSDAKRDFYRQHNRPINSIFRRVVEELLVEMHLVSVNVDFRYDPFFALGVVTSFERFMQGYRPESDKASIFNAMCQAVGDAPETYKNDATALVELAKRCSGQQLIDCFSRDNPPEGAGELWSKVEAIAKNEKFKYSRLFAIGLYTFLGEAEPALIEDADKRDEMLSTLTEAMNLPGEKMKKDLDLYRSNLEKMTQVLAVIEDALVAERKRREKAEAEANKPADNVEETQPKAEVTDSPAE; encoded by the coding sequence GTGAGTCAAATTCGTACAGTTTCTGATGCCAAGCGGGATTTTTATCGTCAGCATAACCGCCCAATTAACTCGATTTTCCGTCGGGTGGTAGAAGAGCTTTTGGTGGAAATGCACTTAGTTTCGGTCAATGTTGATTTTCGTTATGACCCTTTTTTCGCCCTTGGGGTAGTAACGTCCTTTGAACGATTTATGCAAGGCTATCGCCCTGAGTCTGATAAGGCTTCTATTTTTAATGCGATGTGTCAGGCTGTTGGTGATGCGCCAGAAACCTATAAGAATGATGCTACTGCTCTGGTGGAGTTGGCAAAACGGTGTTCTGGTCAACAACTGATTGATTGTTTTAGCCGGGATAATCCTCCTGAGGGTGCTGGGGAGCTGTGGTCAAAGGTGGAGGCGATCGCCAAGAATGAGAAATTCAAATATAGTCGCTTGTTTGCGATTGGACTGTATACATTTTTAGGTGAGGCTGAGCCGGCTCTGATCGAAGATGCTGATAAGCGAGATGAGATGCTTTCCACACTAACCGAGGCGATGAATTTGCCCGGTGAAAAAATGAAAAAAGATCTTGATCTTTACCGTAGTAATCTTGAAAAAATGACGCAAGTTTTAGCTGTCATTGAGGATGCTTTAGTTGCTGAGCGTAAGCGTCGTGAAAAGGCGGAGGCAGAGGCCAATAAGCCAGCAGACAATGTTGAAGAAACCCAACCGAAAGCTGAGGTTACAGATTCTCCTGCGGAGTAA
- the atpE gene encoding ATP synthase F0 subunit C, translating to MDSLTAAASVIAAALAVGLASIGPGLGQGNASGQAVAGIARQPEAEGKIRGTLLLTLAFMESLTIYGLVVALILLFANPFA from the coding sequence ATGGATTCTTTAACTGCTGCTGCTTCTGTAATCGCTGCTGCTCTAGCTGTTGGCCTAGCATCTATCGGCCCTGGTCTTGGTCAAGGTAACGCTTCCGGTCAAGCTGTTGCTGGTATTGCTCGTCAGCCTGAAGCTGAAGGTAAAATTCGCGGCACACTGCTTCTAACTTTGGCTTTTATGGAATCTCTTACCATTTATGGTCTCGTTGTTGCTCTAATTCTTCTTTTCGCAAATCCTTTTGCATAA
- the atpB gene encoding F0F1 ATP synthase subunit A encodes MFDSLLSLQFFPLAELEVGKHLYWEFGGLRVHGQVFLTSWFVIAILLVASFLASKNVQRIPSGLQNLMEYVLDFLRDLAKNQIGEKEYRPWVPFVGTLFLFIFVSNWSGALLPWKLIGLPEGELAAPTNDINTTVALALLTSLAYFYAGFKKKGLGYVSKYVQPTIVLLPINILEDFTKPLSLSFRLFGNILADELVVGVLVLLVPLFIPVPVMALGLFTSAIQALVFATLAAVYIGEALEDHH; translated from the coding sequence ATGTTCGATAGTTTATTGTCACTTCAATTTTTTCCCCTCGCTGAACTAGAAGTCGGTAAGCACCTTTATTGGGAATTCGGCGGTCTTCGTGTCCATGGTCAGGTTTTTCTGACATCCTGGTTCGTTATCGCAATTCTCCTTGTTGCTTCTTTTCTCGCAAGTAAAAATGTTCAGCGTATTCCTAGCGGTCTTCAGAACCTAATGGAATATGTACTAGATTTCTTGCGTGACCTAGCGAAAAATCAAATTGGGGAAAAAGAGTATCGTCCTTGGGTTCCCTTTGTCGGTACTTTATTCTTATTCATTTTTGTGTCTAATTGGTCTGGCGCACTTCTCCCATGGAAACTTATTGGTCTTCCAGAAGGAGAACTTGCAGCACCAACTAATGACATCAATACAACAGTTGCCTTGGCACTGTTAACATCCCTTGCATATTTTTATGCTGGCTTCAAGAAGAAAGGATTAGGCTACGTCTCAAAGTATGTTCAACCTACTATTGTTTTGTTGCCCATCAATATTCTTGAAGATTTCACCAAGCCTTTATCCCTGAGTTTTCGTCTTTTCGGAAACATACTAGCTGACGAACTAGTAGTAGGAGTACTGGTATTATTGGTGCCTTTATTTATTCCTGTTCCTGTAATGGCTCTAGGCTTATTTACCAGTGCTATCCAAGCATTAGTATTTGCCACATTAGCGGCTGTATACATTGGTGAAGCTCTCGAAGATCACCACTAA
- a CDS encoding ATP synthase subunit I yields the protein MNSPNSPDTPIDSDLSETGESRKSMEEYYLLKKSILVLAVSMTGIIFPVVWISLSFDTAVSYLLGATVGIIYLRMLAKDVEKINTNETRGASGRLAIFAGVIVLAARVDKFSILPVFLGFLTYKVAIVFYVLFTSVVPMFSQKANNSQ from the coding sequence GTGAATTCACCTAATTCTCCAGATACACCAATTGATTCAGATTTATCTGAAACAGGCGAATCTAGAAAATCGATGGAAGAGTACTACTTGCTCAAAAAATCGATACTAGTTTTAGCCGTATCTATGACGGGGATCATTTTTCCCGTTGTTTGGATCTCATTATCTTTCGATACCGCAGTAAGTTACCTACTTGGTGCCACAGTCGGAATAATTTATCTGAGAATGCTGGCGAAGGATGTAGAAAAGATTAATACTAATGAAACTCGGGGTGCTTCCGGACGCTTGGCAATATTTGCTGGAGTTATCGTGTTAGCCGCTCGCGTTGATAAGTTTTCGATTCTACCTGTTTTTCTTGGCTTTTTAACCTACAAGGTTGCCATTGTTTTCTATGTACTGTTCACCAGTGTAGTTCCAATGTTTAGCCAGAAAGCAAATAATTCACAGTAG
- a CDS encoding aldo/keto reductase, whose translation MMEDLRLPQMGCGTWAWGNRLLWDYSPVMDAELQQVFNFCVSQGITLFDTGDSYGTGRLNGRSESLLGEFSRDYSGACKDDIVLATKLAPYPWRLTANSMKRAYIASSERLQRPVDLVQLHWSTANYAPWQEKSLLRGLAELYESGKVRGVGVSNFGGQRLRKVYAWFQGWGVPIATLQVQYSLLSTDPVTRLSVKDVCDELGIRLIAYSPLALGLLTGKYSLDRPLPKGLRRRVFKQVLPRMQGLQGCLRELAMLHRKTIPQVALNWCICKGALPIPGAKTLKQAQENAGALGWKLAVAEVEALDQEAAQVTKTMVQNPFQSR comes from the coding sequence ATGATGGAAGATTTGAGATTGCCCCAGATGGGCTGTGGAACTTGGGCTTGGGGAAATCGACTTCTCTGGGACTATTCGCCGGTGATGGATGCAGAACTGCAGCAAGTTTTCAATTTTTGTGTGTCTCAAGGGATTACTTTATTTGATACTGGTGATTCCTATGGTACAGGTCGTCTCAATGGTCGTAGTGAAAGTCTTTTGGGTGAATTTTCCCGAGACTATAGCGGTGCTTGCAAGGATGACATTGTCTTGGCAACAAAGTTAGCTCCTTATCCTTGGCGATTAACGGCTAATTCTATGAAGCGAGCCTATATAGCGTCTTCTGAACGGCTACAACGCCCTGTGGATTTGGTGCAGCTACATTGGTCAACGGCGAATTATGCGCCTTGGCAAGAAAAATCTTTATTGCGTGGGCTGGCGGAGCTTTATGAATCGGGAAAGGTTCGAGGGGTTGGCGTTTCTAATTTTGGTGGACAACGTCTCCGTAAGGTTTATGCGTGGTTTCAAGGGTGGGGAGTGCCAATTGCTACGCTTCAGGTGCAATATTCTTTGTTATCGACTGATCCGGTGACAAGGTTATCGGTTAAAGATGTGTGTGATGAGTTGGGAATTCGGTTAATTGCCTATAGTCCATTGGCGCTGGGATTACTGACGGGAAAATATAGTCTTGATCGGCCGTTACCAAAGGGATTGCGGCGCAGGGTTTTTAAGCAAGTTTTGCCTCGGATGCAAGGGTTGCAGGGGTGTTTGCGGGAGTTGGCGATGCTCCATCGTAAAACGATTCCCCAGGTTGCTTTGAATTGGTGCATTTGTAAGGGGGCTTTGCCTATACCTGGTGCAAAAACGTTAAAGCAAGCGCAGGAAAATGCTGGTGCTTTGGGCTGGAAGCTGGCGGTCGCTGAAGTTGAGGCTTTGGATCAGGAAGCGGCTCAGGTGACAAAAACGATGGTTCAGAATCCGTTTCAGTCTCGTTAG
- a CDS encoding iron ABC transporter permease has product MKVPLQQSFFVRQLTVLVNLLQWRSSSYMGILGGLIGLWFCLFSVSLCLGSVTIPMHHVLEIIFFRPTESTEVWQQIIWQLRFPRAIAATFAGAALGIGGIQMQTLFNNPLAGPFVLGINSGAGLGVALVILGSGFVGGVVGSFSIALAASLGAIAVLSLVLAIARRVPHHATLLILGLMLGYVSNSLVTMLLHFSPSEAMRLYLSWTFGSFAQIQREQLPIFSILIFLGGIMAYCSAKALNVLLLGKQYAQSLGLNIRKTRRQIIISTAILSGTVTAFCGPISFIGLAVPHLCRYLLKTVNHRLLIPAIALMGASLALLADIIAQLPGSQLTLPLNTVTALFGAPIVMAIILRRHRSI; this is encoded by the coding sequence GTGAAAGTCCCGCTCCAACAATCTTTTTTTGTTCGTCAGCTAACAGTTTTAGTTAATTTATTACAGTGGCGATCTTCTTCCTATATGGGAATTTTAGGGGGATTAATAGGCCTATGGTTTTGTTTGTTTAGCGTCAGTTTATGTTTGGGTTCTGTCACGATTCCGATGCATCATGTGTTGGAAATCATTTTTTTTCGACCGACTGAATCAACGGAAGTTTGGCAACAAATCATCTGGCAACTGCGATTTCCCCGGGCGATCGCCGCCACTTTTGCTGGAGCTGCTTTAGGGATTGGCGGCATTCAAATGCAGACTTTATTTAATAATCCCCTAGCGGGACCCTTTGTGCTGGGCATCAACTCTGGTGCAGGTTTGGGCGTTGCCCTTGTCATTCTCGGCAGTGGTTTTGTTGGCGGTGTCGTGGGTAGTTTTAGTATTGCCCTTGCCGCCAGTTTGGGTGCGATCGCCGTATTGAGTTTAGTGTTGGCGATCGCCCGCCGCGTTCCCCACCATGCCACCCTATTAATTTTGGGATTAATGTTAGGCTATGTCAGTAATTCTTTAGTCACAATGCTGCTGCATTTTAGCCCTAGTGAAGCCATGCGTCTTTATCTTAGTTGGACATTTGGTAGTTTCGCTCAAATTCAGCGGGAGCAGTTACCAATTTTTTCGATTTTGATTTTTTTGGGTGGCATTATGGCCTACTGTTCAGCCAAGGCTTTAAATGTCCTTTTATTAGGCAAACAATATGCCCAAAGCTTGGGTTTAAATATTAGAAAAACCCGTCGCCAAATTATCATTAGTACCGCTATTTTATCGGGGACTGTCACGGCATTTTGTGGCCCGATTTCCTTTATTGGCTTAGCGGTTCCCCACCTCTGTCGCTATTTGCTCAAAACCGTTAATCATCGCCTGCTCATTCCGGCGATCGCCCTCATGGGAGCCAGCCTTGCCCTCCTCGCCGACATCATCGCCCAGCTGCCCGGTAGCCAACTCACGTTACCGCTCAATACCGTGACAGCCCTTTTCGGTGCACCCATTGTCATGGCCATTATTTTACGCCGCCACCGCTCGATCTAA
- a CDS encoding F0F1 ATP synthase subunit B yields the protein MGFFSYFATASEGGFHLNFDIFEANLVNLGIILVLLFVYGRKFISNLLNERKAKIVADLEDAETRMNSAKAALTKAQKDLEQAQQQAQVIREEAQVSAEKAKSNVLAQGREEIEKLKANAVKELDNEQAKVIADLKQRIAQLALERVESELRDRLDDASQSKLIDRSIAQLGGNS from the coding sequence ATGGGATTTTTTTCCTATTTTGCCACCGCATCAGAGGGTGGTTTTCATTTAAACTTCGATATTTTTGAAGCGAATCTTGTCAATCTTGGGATTATCCTTGTGCTTCTTTTCGTTTACGGACGGAAGTTCATTAGCAATCTTTTAAATGAGCGTAAAGCAAAAATTGTTGCTGACTTAGAAGATGCAGAAACTCGCATGAATAGTGCGAAAGCTGCGTTGACTAAGGCGCAAAAGGATCTTGAGCAGGCTCAACAGCAGGCTCAGGTTATCCGTGAGGAAGCACAAGTTTCGGCTGAGAAAGCTAAGTCTAATGTTTTAGCTCAAGGACGTGAAGAAATTGAGAAACTTAAGGCTAATGCTGTTAAGGAGCTTGATAACGAGCAGGCAAAAGTAATTGCTGATCTGAAGCAGCGTATTGCACAGCTTGCTTTAGAAAGGGTTGAGAGTGAATTGCGAGATCGCCTTGATGATGCTTCCCAGTCGAAACTGATTGATCGTAGTATTGCTCAGCTAGGAGGTAACTCATGA
- a CDS encoding F0F1 ATP synthase subunit B': MTHWTLFLATEAVEKTAEGGLFDFDATLPLMAIQILVLAAVLNKLFYKPIGEVIDERSDYIRTNLLGAKERQEKAESLAIQYEQELRDVRREAQEVIAAAQADAQKVVAKEMKLAQEQALAEREKVALEIEAQRKSAFESLERDVDGLTSQIVEKLIGAGS; this comes from the coding sequence ATGACGCACTGGACACTTTTTTTAGCAACAGAAGCAGTGGAAAAAACCGCAGAGGGTGGTCTTTTCGATTTTGATGCAACTCTGCCTTTGATGGCAATTCAAATTCTTGTATTGGCTGCTGTCCTGAATAAGCTCTTTTACAAGCCTATTGGTGAAGTAATTGATGAGCGTTCGGATTATATCCGAACAAATTTATTAGGAGCGAAAGAGCGCCAAGAAAAGGCAGAAAGCCTTGCTATTCAATATGAGCAAGAATTGCGTGATGTTCGTCGAGAGGCTCAAGAAGTGATCGCGGCGGCTCAGGCAGATGCTCAAAAAGTTGTAGCTAAGGAAATGAAGCTTGCTCAGGAGCAAGCTTTAGCTGAACGAGAAAAGGTTGCCTTAGAAATTGAAGCGCAGCGCAAGTCTGCATTTGAATCCTTAGAGCGAGATGTCGACGGGCTGACTAGTCAGATTGTTGAAAAGCTCATTGGAGCTGGATCTTAA